In one window of Candidatus Bathyarchaeota archaeon DNA:
- a CDS encoding tyrosine--tRNA ligase — protein sequence MDTETRLQLVTRNLQEIITKNELRNLLETNQHPRGYVGFEPSGLMHAGTGLIVGQKMRDYADAGFHFIIYLAEWHGWINNKMGGVLENLSTAAEYFKDCFTALGLPEGKVEYLWASDIVDTKDYWEKVIRVMKFTSLRRTLRAMPIMGRSADSVDVESSWALYPAMQTSDIFQMNLDCACSGMDQRKVHMLAREAAPKLGLPPPVCLHNPLLPSLQITEANGSFDDNTNINASIKHKMSKSVGKGALWINDTSQEIREKYRQAYCPQKVVTGNPVMDHAHMLVFPHYHQLDIQRSSKYGGNITYHSFEELAKAYGKGDLHPLDLKNGVSAAVTKLIQPVSDYFENKPENLQAMRRLQVTR from the coding sequence ATGGATACTGAGACTCGACTCCAACTAGTCACCCGCAACCTTCAGGAGATCATAACCAAGAACGAGCTCAGAAATCTTCTCGAGACCAACCAGCACCCCCGGGGATACGTGGGCTTCGAGCCCAGTGGCCTTATGCATGCTGGCACCGGCCTTATCGTAGGCCAAAAGATGCGCGACTATGCAGACGCTGGTTTCCACTTTATCATCTACCTCGCTGAGTGGCACGGCTGGATTAACAATAAGATGGGAGGTGTCCTAGAGAATCTTTCCACCGCCGCAGAATACTTTAAGGACTGTTTCACTGCCCTAGGCCTGCCCGAAGGGAAAGTTGAGTATCTCTGGGCCTCTGACATTGTAGACACTAAGGACTACTGGGAGAAGGTGATCCGGGTCATGAAGTTCACAAGCCTCCGTAGGACCCTCCGGGCCATGCCTATCATGGGCAGAAGCGCCGACTCCGTCGATGTGGAGTCTAGTTGGGCCCTCTACCCCGCTATGCAGACCAGCGACATATTCCAGATGAACCTAGACTGTGCATGTTCCGGCATGGACCAGCGCAAAGTTCACATGCTCGCCCGGGAGGCAGCCCCTAAGTTGGGCTTACCGCCCCCCGTTTGCCTCCACAACCCCCTCCTTCCCTCCCTTCAGATCACTGAGGCTAATGGGAGCTTTGATGATAACACTAACATTAATGCGAGTATCAAACACAAAATGAGTAAGAGCGTTGGCAAAGGTGCCCTATGGATAAATGACACCTCTCAGGAAATCCGGGAAAAGTACAGGCAAGCCTATTGCCCCCAGAAGGTTGTTACAGGCAATCCTGTCATGGACCACGCACATATGCTCGTATTCCCCCATTACCATCAGCTCGACATCCAACGATCCAGCAAGTACGGCGGAAATATTACCTACCACAGCTTCGAGGAGCTTGCTAAAGCGTACGGCAAGGGAGACCTTCACCCCCTCGATCTCAAGAACGGCGTTTCAGCTGCAGTTACCAAGCTCATCCAGCCAGTCTCGGACTATTTTGAGAACAAACCCGAGAACTTGCAAGCCATGCGCCGACTTCAGGTCACCCGCTAA
- a CDS encoding aminotransferase class I/II-fold pyridoxal phosphate-dependent enzyme — MTKLDVKRFAKKEISAMQQGITTRIRVPSEPGLINLGAGDPDFNQPEFINKAVYDAMKEGHTHYVFGGDPEFKTAIAEYYQKYGVTVDPKTQILVESGGSQAIFRAFGAILNPGDEVVIQDPAYQGYNLPAAYFGASMKKADMIKDENGNFRPDMDNIRAAITGKTKALIICNPDNPCGTVYTQEELEEIAGIAVEKDIIVIADEIYTEYVWGGRKHRPIINLPEMVERTMVLMSFSKTFAWTGCRAGYIIAGPELMKVVKGVPIGITSIPVPFQKAGTLALKEGWDFVEEMKSEFKKRIDYFVPRLNEIDGISCPKPEGAFYVFADISELNCTSKDFVQKFYYHEKVRCAPGIQYGTNSEGHIRFALVKPVEKLEEVSIRLERFLKDLSHKVPSSSL; from the coding sequence ATGACTAAGTTGGACGTCAAGAGATTCGCTAAAAAGGAGATCTCTGCTATGCAACAAGGTATCACAACCAGGATTAGGGTACCCAGTGAACCTGGTCTGATCAATCTGGGGGCAGGAGACCCGGACTTCAACCAACCAGAGTTCATCAACAAAGCGGTCTATGACGCCATGAAGGAGGGTCACACCCATTACGTTTTTGGGGGGGATCCTGAGTTTAAGACCGCCATCGCTGAGTATTATCAGAAATATGGAGTCACCGTAGACCCAAAAACCCAGATCCTTGTTGAGTCCGGGGGAAGCCAAGCCATCTTTAGGGCCTTTGGCGCGATCCTAAATCCGGGAGATGAGGTCGTCATCCAGGACCCTGCTTATCAGGGGTACAATCTACCTGCAGCTTATTTTGGTGCCTCAATGAAAAAGGCGGATATGATCAAGGACGAAAATGGGAACTTTAGGCCCGACATGGACAATATCAGGGCTGCTATCACAGGTAAGACAAAGGCTCTAATCATCTGCAATCCCGATAACCCGTGCGGGACTGTTTATACTCAGGAGGAGCTGGAGGAGATTGCCGGGATCGCTGTAGAGAAAGATATCATAGTCATCGCGGATGAGATTTACACAGAGTACGTATGGGGAGGCCGAAAGCATCGTCCTATCATTAATCTCCCAGAGATGGTGGAGAGGACTATGGTGCTCATGAGCTTCTCCAAGACCTTCGCATGGACAGGGTGTAGGGCGGGATACATCATAGCAGGCCCTGAGCTGATGAAGGTCGTAAAGGGGGTCCCTATAGGGATCACTAGCATACCGGTCCCCTTCCAAAAGGCAGGGACTCTAGCCCTGAAGGAGGGGTGGGATTTCGTGGAGGAGATGAAGTCGGAGTTCAAGAAGCGGATCGACTACTTTGTCCCCCGGCTCAACGAGATCGATGGGATCAGTTGTCCAAAGCCTGAAGGCGCCTTTTACGTCTTCGCCGATATCTCTGAACTGAACTGCACGTCCAAGGACTTTGTTCAAAAGTTCTATTATCACGAAAAGGTTAGGTGCGCCCCGGGAATACAATACGGCACCAACAGCGAGGGACACATAAGATTTGCCCTGGTGAAACCCGTGGAGAAGCTGGAGGAGGTCTCAATTAGATTGGAGAGGTTCCTAAAAGACCTCTCCCATAAGGTCCCCAGCTCTTCCCTCTAA
- the dnaG gene encoding DNA primase DnaG, with product MGSKEKLSPKYLIEANFIVEGVVEHHDVIGAIFGQTEGLFPKEFELRELQKSGKIGRIDITLKSEKDRTEGKISAPSSLDRAETAIIAAAMESVDRVGPCGATVSIVKISDVRVDKRDQILKRAKELMRGWVVKEGQDIEKLLSEVSRVDKKINPVYYGRERLTATPNISKLKEIIVVEGRADVINLLKAGRTGVIALEGVKIPRTIINLVKRKEITAFLDGDRGGDLILKELLQVAKPAYVARAPWGKEVEDLEPSEIDAALAARVPVSEVEKPSDFAKRAPAKRAPAKRAPAKRAPAKRAPGRKHVPPASSEPPLDLGPFGGIAKELEGTLEAILLGSRGDEVGRVPVRDLVEDLRKREGIRTVVFDGIVTGRLVDAAVERGITIIVGERLGDGVRVPRKLTVRLFKDF from the coding sequence ATGGGTTCAAAGGAGAAGTTAAGCCCAAAATATCTTATCGAGGCCAACTTCATTGTTGAGGGTGTCGTAGAGCACCATGATGTAATAGGCGCAATTTTCGGTCAGACTGAAGGGCTGTTTCCAAAAGAGTTTGAGCTTCGGGAGCTACAAAAGTCCGGCAAGATAGGGCGTATCGATATCACACTGAAGTCAGAGAAGGACAGGACGGAGGGAAAGATCTCCGCTCCGTCGAGTCTGGATCGGGCGGAGACGGCGATCATCGCAGCTGCGATGGAGTCTGTGGATAGAGTGGGTCCTTGCGGTGCGACCGTGAGTATCGTCAAGATCTCAGATGTCCGCGTGGATAAACGAGATCAGATCCTAAAGAGAGCTAAGGAGCTGATGCGTGGCTGGGTCGTCAAAGAAGGTCAAGATATTGAAAAGCTCTTGAGCGAGGTCTCTCGGGTAGATAAAAAGATCAATCCAGTGTATTATGGTCGGGAGAGATTGACGGCAACGCCTAACATCTCGAAACTGAAGGAGATCATCGTAGTAGAGGGTCGAGCTGACGTGATCAACCTGCTAAAAGCAGGGCGGACTGGGGTGATCGCTCTTGAGGGGGTGAAGATTCCTCGGACGATAATCAATTTGGTGAAACGTAAGGAGATCACAGCATTCTTGGATGGTGATCGGGGTGGGGATCTGATCCTGAAGGAACTATTACAGGTGGCCAAACCGGCTTATGTGGCTCGGGCGCCTTGGGGTAAGGAGGTTGAAGATCTGGAGCCGAGTGAAATTGATGCTGCCTTGGCAGCTCGGGTGCCGGTTTCTGAGGTAGAGAAACCCTCCGACTTTGCTAAGCGGGCTCCTGCTAAGCGGGCTCCTGCTAAGCGGGCTCCTGCTAAGCGGGCTCCTGCTAAGCGGGCTCCTGGGAGAAAGCATGTTCCCCCAGCTTCATCTGAGCCGCCTTTGGACCTAGGTCCGTTTGGCGGGATCGCAAAGGAACTTGAGGGCACGCTAGAGGCGATTCTGCTGGGTTCCCGCGGGGATGAAGTGGGACGTGTGCCTGTACGAGATCTTGTAGAGGATCTCCGGAAGCGTGAAGGCATCAGGACTGTGGTCTTCGACGGGATCGTGACGGGGCGCCTTGTGGATGCTGCCGTGGAGCGAGGCATCACGATTATCGTAGGGGAGCGTTTGGGCGACGGCGTCCGGGTTCCCCGAAAGTTGACAGTCCGACTTTTTAAGGACTTTTAA
- a CDS encoding SDR family oxidoreductase — MNRLSGKVVMVTGSGRGFGKSLAIAFASEGAKVVSVARSIHELRETERAIKKVSGRVLTVPADISVDSGVRRVHDEVINAFGGLDVLVNNAATNSWLTIEDETMENWDNIMRINLRAPFALTLAFLHSMKERGGGNIINITSRSAESASLAQLAYCPSKYGLEGLTQALAFELKEYNIAVNSLNVASPPGLRLKPTALTIEAAEELPDSVRKLYADDDSMVRFFKDAWVFLALQDGSGITGQRLLTKTLAEVLREEGKEAAIKRYKGKHIQSVYTPIDWPETVRYQTPEGGFKEKKFS; from the coding sequence ATGAATCGCTTATCGGGAAAAGTAGTGATGGTCACGGGTTCAGGCAGAGGCTTTGGCAAGTCCCTCGCCATCGCCTTTGCCTCGGAGGGGGCGAAGGTGGTTTCAGTTGCCCGGAGCATCCATGAACTCCGAGAGACGGAGCGCGCTATAAAGAAGGTCAGTGGGAGGGTGCTCACGGTGCCTGCTGACATCTCCGTTGATAGCGGTGTACGGCGGGTCCACGATGAGGTTATCAATGCCTTCGGGGGTCTTGACGTCTTAGTAAACAACGCGGCCACGAACTCCTGGCTGACTATAGAGGATGAAACCATGGAGAACTGGGACAACATCATGCGTATCAACCTGAGGGCCCCGTTCGCCCTCACCTTGGCATTCCTGCATTCTATGAAGGAACGGGGCGGGGGCAATATCATAAACATCACAAGTCGATCGGCTGAGTCAGCCAGCCTCGCCCAACTAGCCTATTGCCCCAGCAAATACGGCCTCGAGGGATTAACCCAGGCCCTCGCCTTCGAGCTAAAGGAATACAATATAGCCGTTAATAGCCTCAACGTGGCATCTCCCCCAGGGTTGAGGCTCAAGCCAACTGCCCTTACCATAGAGGCAGCGGAGGAGTTACCAGACTCAGTGAGGAAACTGTACGCTGATGATGACTCCATGGTCCGCTTCTTCAAGGACGCTTGGGTTTTCCTCGCGCTGCAGGATGGAAGCGGAATAACAGGTCAGAGACTGCTAACAAAGACCCTGGCCGAGGTCCTTAGAGAGGAGGGGAAAGAAGCCGCTATCAAACGGTATAAGGGCAAGCACATTCAGTCTGTCTACACGCCCATTGATTGGCCAGAGACGGTCAGATACCAGACCCCCGAGGGCGGCTTCAAGGAGAAAAAGTTCAGCTAA
- a CDS encoding nitroreductase family protein, with product MRKPAKIHGLTEEELMDLDPVVLRAILHERTHHTIEVNIYRIMAGKKGISKSFGETAGRLIDIWKARGLPTDAPDIQWCLNYVGFARMLRTGGDLDLGLELAKPFTKGEMETVEKLIYGRKSIRQFRDQPVTDEMIDRILHAGLYAPHSCNMGSTRYLVLREPEEWKLVRSDIPLENCVMIVVLQDLRMYKALNFDELVPQNLYYDAAATADHICLMAHALGLGGCWLTHGEDTQRRLRDYFGLHKEIVSRNHIVVGWPDESPIKSQRMKLEETVLNR from the coding sequence TTGAGGAAACCTGCGAAGATACATGGCTTAACCGAGGAGGAGCTCATGGATTTAGATCCCGTTGTCCTAAGGGCGATCCTCCATGAGAGGACGCACCACACCATAGAGGTGAATATTTATCGGATTATGGCAGGGAAAAAAGGGATATCCAAGAGCTTTGGGGAGACCGCGGGGCGTCTCATAGACATCTGGAAGGCTAGGGGGCTTCCAACTGACGCCCCCGATATCCAGTGGTGCCTAAACTACGTCGGCTTCGCACGGATGCTGAGAACGGGAGGAGACTTGGATCTGGGCCTGGAACTCGCTAAGCCATTCACAAAGGGCGAGATGGAGACCGTTGAGAAGCTCATTTACGGGAGGAAGAGCATTCGCCAGTTCAGGGACCAACCCGTCACTGATGAGATGATCGACAGAATCCTCCACGCAGGGCTTTATGCCCCCCACAGCTGCAACATGGGCTCTACCCGTTACCTTGTCCTCAGGGAACCCGAGGAGTGGAAGTTGGTGCGGAGCGATATTCCCCTCGAAAACTGCGTGATGATCGTGGTCCTCCAGGATCTACGCATGTATAAGGCGCTTAACTTCGACGAACTGGTTCCCCAGAACCTCTACTATGATGCCGCTGCGACAGCCGACCACATCTGTCTCATGGCACACGCCCTAGGGCTCGGGGGATGCTGGCTTACCCACGGGGAGGATACCCAAAGACGTCTAAGGGATTATTTTGGCCTCCATAAGGAGATCGTTAGCAGAAATCATATTGTCGTGGGCTGGCCTGATGAATCACCCATTAAATCCCAAAGGATGAAGCTAGAAGAGACTGTACTTAACCGCTAA
- the gap gene encoding type I glyceraldehyde-3-phosphate dehydrogenase, with amino-acid sequence MGVSIGINGFGRTGRLAYRAALELGLDLDFVAVNRGDARAMAHLLMYDSVHGALPFTLEVERDCIIVDGSELRVLYESDPGRLPWGDLGVRLVIEASGRFRDRAGALKHLEAGAEKVLISAPADDPDLTVVMGVNDHLYDPERHVIVSNASCTTNCVAPMVKVIHNEFGVESGFMNTIHAYTNTQTLLDRAQKDLRRARNAATNIIPTTTGAARAIGKVIPELDGKIDGIAYRVPVPAVSMVDFTGILRDETSAEEVNKVYQEASEGELEGVLGYTEKPLVSGDYIHNPLSAVVDGPLTRARGQLVKVVAWYDNEWGYACRLAEMAKRLAESMG; translated from the coding sequence ATGGGCGTTAGTATTGGTATAAATGGGTTTGGTAGGACGGGGAGATTGGCATATCGGGCTGCCCTAGAGCTAGGACTCGATCTTGATTTTGTTGCAGTAAATCGAGGAGATGCCAGGGCGATGGCCCATCTCTTGATGTATGATAGTGTCCATGGTGCGCTGCCTTTCACGTTAGAGGTTGAGAGGGATTGTATCATTGTAGATGGGAGTGAACTCCGGGTGCTGTACGAGTCGGATCCCGGGAGGCTCCCCTGGGGAGACCTAGGGGTTAGGCTAGTTATTGAGGCCTCAGGAAGGTTCAGAGATAGGGCGGGGGCCTTAAAGCACCTCGAGGCAGGGGCCGAGAAAGTGTTGATCTCTGCTCCGGCAGATGATCCGGATCTCACTGTGGTGATGGGAGTGAATGATCATCTCTATGATCCTGAGAGGCATGTGATCGTCTCTAATGCCTCGTGTACAACTAACTGTGTCGCCCCTATGGTAAAGGTCATTCACAATGAATTTGGGGTGGAATCTGGGTTCATGAATACGATCCATGCCTACACTAATACTCAGACGTTGTTGGATAGAGCTCAGAAGGATCTCAGGAGGGCCCGTAATGCGGCGACTAATATCATTCCTACCACGACGGGGGCGGCGAGGGCTATCGGAAAGGTGATTCCGGAGCTGGACGGCAAGATTGATGGCATTGCGTATCGGGTGCCTGTCCCCGCGGTGTCGATGGTGGATTTCACCGGTATTCTCCGGGATGAGACCTCCGCTGAGGAAGTGAATAAGGTATATCAAGAGGCATCGGAGGGGGAACTCGAGGGGGTGCTGGGTTATACAGAGAAGCCCTTGGTCTCAGGGGACTATATCCATAATCCATTGAGCGCCGTGGTGGATGGTCCCCTAACGCGGGCGAGGGGACAGCTGGTGAAGGTAGTGGCGTGGTACGATAATGAGTGGGGGTACGCGTGCCGTCTCGCGGAAATGGCGAAACGTTTAGCTGAGTCGATGGGTTAG
- a CDS encoding DNA double-strand break repair nuclease NurA, which yields MSGVSDLFFDEFYAELETAMEDYVNLEHDLEPPRLADELADRWHPYIFGDRNPGEVLISVDGGVQISRFAYGGFVAVARACALTHAPGDGRRLTKRVKIQIQEVYDNRDRGFIPGYARTISEYKAAAGAAREALDRGLKPVVLMDGSLYMGRFPYATREYHHHPSLIIELLDSVADLRTLARNHNFPLVGISKDSSVFYFHMELLKVALFRAGHPRIRMLVGDASSPFDLRLKLGILEEQDRVALESFLDRRPLCDSALVHLCTKSQGYTHPLLIAPSLYRSGSEGGALYKRLELNLPQETADAVITSLRRFLSSPPVAVFYWKPAPNSRPFRVDVSGHSLGRSKPLIPSEGNYLLETPDHRSMKGVINHLHYWYCNDVEYNIPLKQADVLAHFDRNLYTTKYEPFIINRLERAGVDILGTRRNLREMKA from the coding sequence ATGTCTGGTGTAAGTGACCTTTTTTTTGACGAGTTCTACGCCGAGCTCGAAACAGCAATGGAGGACTACGTTAACCTCGAGCACGACCTAGAGCCCCCCCGCCTCGCAGACGAACTCGCTGACCGATGGCACCCCTACATATTTGGGGACAGGAATCCCGGCGAGGTCCTAATCTCTGTGGACGGAGGGGTCCAGATTAGCAGATTCGCCTACGGGGGATTCGTTGCCGTCGCCCGGGCCTGTGCCCTCACCCATGCTCCTGGGGATGGAAGACGTCTCACTAAGCGGGTCAAGATCCAAATCCAAGAGGTCTATGACAACAGGGACCGGGGTTTCATTCCAGGATACGCCCGAACAATTTCCGAGTATAAGGCCGCGGCAGGGGCGGCGAGGGAGGCCCTGGACAGGGGACTGAAGCCTGTAGTCCTCATGGATGGCTCCCTCTACATGGGGCGTTTCCCCTACGCGACCCGAGAATACCACCACCACCCCTCCCTCATCATCGAACTCCTGGACTCTGTTGCGGACCTCCGCACCCTTGCCAGGAACCACAACTTCCCGCTAGTGGGGATCTCCAAGGACTCTTCTGTATTCTATTTCCACATGGAGCTCCTCAAAGTCGCCCTTTTTAGGGCGGGCCACCCCCGGATCAGGATGCTGGTGGGAGATGCCTCCTCCCCTTTCGATCTCCGATTAAAGCTGGGAATCCTGGAAGAGCAGGACCGAGTAGCCCTGGAGTCTTTTTTAGACAGACGCCCCCTTTGCGACAGCGCCTTGGTCCACCTCTGCACCAAGTCCCAAGGTTACACCCACCCCCTCCTCATCGCCCCCAGCCTCTACCGCTCGGGCTCCGAGGGGGGCGCCCTCTATAAGCGCCTAGAGCTAAACCTCCCCCAGGAGACCGCCGACGCCGTTATCACATCCCTGAGGCGCTTTCTCAGCAGTCCCCCTGTTGCAGTCTTCTACTGGAAGCCCGCCCCGAACTCTCGCCCCTTCAGGGTTGACGTCTCCGGCCACAGCTTGGGTCGTAGCAAGCCTTTGATCCCAAGCGAGGGAAACTATCTCCTTGAGACTCCCGACCACAGATCCATGAAGGGAGTTATAAATCACCTTCACTACTGGTACTGTAATGACGTGGAGTATAACATCCCCCTGAAGCAGGCGGATGTCCTGGCCCACTTTGACCGAAACCTATACACCACCAAATACGAACCTTTTATCATAAATCGCCTTGAGAGGGCAGGAGTGGACATATTGGGAACAAGGCGGAATTTGAGGGAGATGAAGGCATGA
- a CDS encoding ATP-binding protein — protein sequence MTRYGVIIGQARPSFYEFNIADPSIRPVNFEYVQIVLEEQSPGGVRNVQVLGQVKTLFSRHPFYDQRTTPSAVWKQHELGVGDELMQIIASVKILGYIHEENGHREVRRPRSPPLPGTPVYRAEDRLLEELLNLDEEQIPLNVGHLLHRENIPVPISGRELHRHAAILAMTRYGKSYFSGRIIEELLCQGASILTIDAHGDYANMTQGPDGGLHPFYHDKVTVYRPEAAEQFEAPHARPLRISVSGIGFRELRALAQVSGSLQTILLRRAVRKAKSENPLYTLDDVVRHLEDRMKDAKADQADRIARIVMRLEDLSRRGIFTDGDLDLPALFKPMHMSDIFLSGMTDYVQDVIVGMILRRVFDAKFKKEPWARSPIFIFVEEAHRFAAPPSERGGRFSRDILARIAAEGAKFGVFLTVISQRPRRLDPDILANCSNLAILRVVNSQDQRTIQAASESFSEDLLEDLPALEQGEAILVGPFVPLPVMIKTATRETRHGGRTPDIHMLLAEAKERVNTKMDDEPLY from the coding sequence ATGACAAGGTACGGGGTCATTATAGGTCAGGCGAGGCCCAGTTTCTATGAATTCAACATCGCGGACCCTTCCATTCGTCCTGTTAACTTCGAATACGTCCAGATAGTTCTTGAGGAGCAGTCCCCCGGAGGAGTCCGAAACGTACAGGTCTTGGGCCAGGTAAAGACGCTCTTCAGCCGCCACCCTTTCTACGACCAGCGCACCACTCCAAGCGCCGTCTGGAAGCAGCACGAGCTCGGAGTCGGGGACGAGTTGATGCAGATTATCGCCTCTGTTAAGATTCTTGGGTACATCCACGAGGAAAATGGACACCGCGAGGTCCGCCGTCCTAGGAGCCCCCCCCTACCTGGCACCCCGGTCTATAGGGCAGAAGACAGACTCTTGGAGGAGCTCCTAAACCTAGACGAGGAACAGATCCCTCTTAATGTTGGCCACCTCCTCCATAGGGAGAACATCCCGGTCCCCATTAGCGGTAGGGAGCTTCACCGCCACGCTGCGATCCTAGCTATGACCCGGTACGGGAAGAGCTACTTCTCCGGTCGCATCATCGAGGAGCTCCTCTGCCAGGGGGCAAGTATCCTCACCATCGATGCCCACGGAGACTACGCAAACATGACCCAGGGCCCCGACGGGGGGCTCCACCCCTTCTACCACGACAAAGTCACCGTCTATCGACCCGAGGCCGCAGAGCAGTTCGAGGCACCCCATGCGAGGCCCCTCAGGATCAGCGTCTCAGGCATCGGTTTCAGGGAACTCAGGGCCCTAGCCCAGGTATCCGGGAGCCTCCAGACCATACTCCTCCGTAGGGCCGTCCGAAAGGCCAAGTCGGAGAACCCCCTGTATACCCTAGACGACGTTGTCCGCCATCTCGAGGATAGGATGAAAGACGCGAAGGCTGACCAGGCGGATCGCATCGCCCGGATCGTGATGCGTCTTGAGGACCTGAGCCGCAGGGGTATTTTCACCGACGGGGACCTCGATCTCCCGGCCCTCTTTAAGCCGATGCACATGAGCGACATATTTCTGAGTGGCATGACCGACTACGTCCAAGACGTTATCGTTGGTATGATTCTCCGAAGGGTCTTTGACGCAAAGTTCAAGAAGGAGCCCTGGGCCCGCTCACCGATCTTTATCTTCGTCGAAGAGGCTCATCGCTTTGCAGCTCCCCCCAGTGAAAGGGGAGGACGGTTCAGCAGGGATATTCTAGCCCGCATCGCCGCTGAGGGGGCCAAGTTCGGGGTTTTTCTCACTGTAATCAGCCAGCGACCCAGGCGCCTCGATCCCGATATCCTCGCGAACTGCAGTAACCTTGCGATACTCCGGGTGGTGAACAGTCAGGACCAGCGCACCATCCAGGCCGCAAGCGAGTCCTTTAGTGAAGATCTCCTTGAGGATCTCCCCGCCCTGGAGCAAGGGGAGGCTATCTTGGTGGGGCCCTTCGTCCCCTTACCCGTGATGATCAAGACCGCCACCCGGGAGACTCGTCATGGGGGCAGGACACCAGACATCCACATGCTCCTTGCCGAGGCAAAGGAACGGGTTAACACCAAGATGGATGACGAGCCCCTATACTAG
- a CDS encoding nucleotidyltransferase domain-containing protein → MTEGIETYYTASHWNLLNSLRDEALEMMRPLHQRHIQALAYGSIARGDVKPTSDIDIIIPNPPAPSIIETLIEAETSISLRMIIQATPNYAAKAYIHTAQDRSYSLPLVPLRSHERDFYSFAGSVDNSHLGNDNRVPGVTKALKLITPTPQGHLERAVSGREGFTAKALGISVTAVHNRIRTLQRRKKIGRTGVYIQRILHPEEGFGDVYQKLARIRPSLRRRQRL, encoded by the coding sequence ATGACCGAAGGCATCGAGACCTACTACACGGCCAGCCATTGGAACCTCCTCAATAGTCTCAGGGACGAGGCCCTAGAAATGATGCGCCCCCTCCACCAACGGCACATCCAAGCCCTCGCCTATGGCAGTATCGCAAGAGGTGACGTCAAACCTACCAGCGACATCGACATTATCATCCCCAACCCACCAGCACCCTCCATAATCGAGACCCTCATCGAGGCCGAGACCAGCATTTCACTCAGGATGATCATTCAGGCCACCCCTAACTACGCGGCAAAAGCATATATCCACACCGCTCAAGACCGAAGCTACAGTCTCCCCCTGGTCCCCCTGCGCAGTCACGAAAGGGACTTTTACAGCTTTGCAGGATCCGTCGACAATTCCCATCTTGGTAACGATAATAGGGTCCCCGGGGTCACCAAAGCCCTCAAGCTTATCACCCCTACACCCCAAGGCCACCTAGAAAGAGCGGTCTCAGGCCGCGAGGGATTCACTGCCAAAGCTCTAGGCATAAGCGTCACTGCAGTCCATAACAGGATCCGCACCCTTCAACGCCGCAAAAAGATCGGTCGTACAGGAGTCTATATCCAACGAATCCTCCACCCCGAAGAAGGCTTCGGAGACGTCTACCAGAAACTAGCCAGAATACGCCCCTCTCTCCGAAGAAGACAGCGATTATAA
- a CDS encoding site-2 protease family protein encodes MAGRVVGLDAFGHFQVIFMRVGVLFLSLCGEGLELSSVQSLGLIVVAWFVFYGIVKVLRLERYGVDLHPLFALVKSTRLNSFLLRVGGWRPGFWRALGNMGVVSFLGQVVFLTWMLVQNLFKFVYVPEKASPMMPLIPGVTIRFSNLPWFLAAAGVVILMHELAHGVQCVVAGVRVKSAALLLAVITFGGAVEPDEDDMKAAPLLSSLRIFAFGSFVNLVMGVSLILFFSLWRGTLPLAMGAFLNWLYFISTNLALVNMLPVYPLDGGQMLRAWLSTQEGWMVRGERLVRYGFLALMVSNLVLSLARFGLVPF; translated from the coding sequence ATGGCTGGCCGTGTAGTAGGTCTCGATGCCTTCGGTCATTTTCAAGTTATATTTATGAGGGTGGGTGTTTTATTTCTTAGTCTTTGCGGTGAGGGGTTGGAGCTCAGCAGCGTCCAGAGTCTAGGGCTTATTGTTGTGGCGTGGTTTGTATTCTACGGCATTGTGAAGGTCCTGCGGCTTGAGAGATATGGTGTGGATCTACATCCACTGTTTGCTCTGGTCAAATCGACGAGGTTGAACTCGTTTCTGCTGCGGGTGGGAGGTTGGCGTCCGGGGTTCTGGAGGGCGTTGGGGAATATGGGGGTCGTGTCTTTCCTGGGGCAGGTGGTCTTCCTGACGTGGATGCTGGTCCAGAATCTATTCAAGTTCGTGTATGTTCCTGAAAAAGCGTCTCCCATGATGCCTCTGATCCCTGGGGTGACCATCCGTTTCTCTAACCTCCCCTGGTTCTTGGCTGCTGCGGGCGTAGTTATTCTGATGCACGAGTTGGCGCACGGAGTGCAGTGTGTCGTGGCGGGAGTGAGGGTGAAATCTGCTGCGCTGCTGTTGGCCGTGATAACCTTCGGGGGGGCTGTGGAGCCTGATGAGGATGATATGAAGGCAGCACCGCTGTTGTCAAGCCTTAGGATCTTCGCCTTCGGGAGCTTCGTAAACTTAGTGATGGGGGTCTCTCTGATCCTGTTTTTCTCCTTGTGGCGGGGCACATTACCCTTGGCTATGGGGGCCTTCCTGAACTGGCTGTATTTTATATCGACTAATCTGGCACTGGTGAATATGCTACCGGTGTATCCTCTGGACGGGGGTCAGATGCTGAGGGCTTGGCTGTCGACTCAGGAGGGCTGGATGGTCAGGGGGGAGAGGCTAGTGCGTTATGGTTTCTTAGCATTGATGGTCTCGAATCTGGTGTTGAGTTTAGCACGCTTCGGGTTGGTACCATTCTAG